Genomic window (Alnus glutinosa chromosome 9, dhAlnGlut1.1, whole genome shotgun sequence):
gtagttaattaaccaacacttcATTAAGGAtgattaattaagcattaactttatcaaaaaaaaaaaaaaaagtattaaccAACTTTCATTAAggaaaattaattaaccaattTTTAGAGTTTAATCAATTATCTTATCTGCCATGTCACGTGGGACATGGACTAGTTACCTAAATTATCTTAAGagtaaaagaaaacatttttgtTGATAAGATCTAACACGAGTTTGACTGAGGGAGGTGGGTTTCTCAAGGCGATATTTTTGGGCTTGTCATCTTTTTTGGggatatttttttgtttaagaagAGACCGTTCTTCTAGGGTCTTTAAGATGACATggtactttatatttttttaataaaaataaaaaagataaattaagttataattttttttattaaaaaggaaGTGTCGTATCACCATAAAAGAccctaaaataatattaaaaataactctaacatttctcaatttATTAACTCCACCAATTCCATAAAAGAGatagaaatataatttatagcattattcGAACTAATTACCTAAATTATCTCAACAGTAAAAGAAAACATATTTGTAGACCGAGTTTGACCGAGGGAGGTGGGTTTCTAAAGGCGGTATTTCTGGGCTTCTCATCTTTTTTTTCGTTCGGATTTTTCTAAATATGGGGTTCTTCACTTGTTTGGAATTGAGACTTCAAATGCACATGTACGATTTTTCTCCAAATAAGGTGGccaggaaatatatatatatatatatatatatatatatataattgtaccgttggtccttgtggtatgtcataattatttttcactccctatagtttaaaaagttcatgggaggtctcTATGCTatacaataattataaatcgatccctaacgtcaaattctgttaaattttttaacagattccgtcaaatgtcacgtcagcgacacgtatccatcttaataaaaaatataaatttattaaaaaataaataaatatacatatttttttaaaaaacaaaaaaaaacaaaaaaattcaaaaaaaagtaGCAAggggtggttgggccacccccagccaatggggatggccgcgcgccacccctttAAGATCCacgggtggcccgatggccacccccggccactgggggtggccacacGCCACCCCTTACTTcccgtttttctttttcttttttttttcttttttttttttataaaaaaataagtatttttatttattttttaataaatttatattttttttattaaaattgacacgtgtcaccatcttattggcgacacgtggcgctgacgtgtagagCTAACAGATTTCGCCAAaattgtggacggaaaatcaaCCCAGGGAGTAAAAAGTAACTATTGCATAGCACAGGgatctcccatgaactttttaaatcataaagagtgaaaaataataatggcataccacagggaccaacggtgtaattatccctatatgagtaatgatttattgtcattttattgAAGATGTTGCATATTAAGATCTTTCACActttttaagatcaattttcTTAAAATGTTAATCATTTACTCCTTCCGATTACTacttatgcttcgtttgtttcggtgtaaatgatttctgtcgtaaaatagtttcaggaaagtcatttttcagaaaaatattttatgtcgaaatcatttttcggtgtttggcgcgtacggaaaattacaaatattttttatatttaatttaatcatattaattaaaaaaataaattttattcacaaaataaaaaatgttaatataaaataatataaaaatatttttttaatatttggcaGATACAAATTCTGGCaaagttgccggaatctggccttttttgccggattccggcgatctttgccggaatccggcagaAAACGACCGAATCTCAACCAGTTGACCGGAAACCGGCCGTCCTGGCCGGGATCCCGCCGTTCTAGGAGGATCCCGGCCAGATGCCAGgggtccggccgttctggccagatccagaccgggatccggccagattGCCGGAGACCTGGCCGCTCCGGCCAGAATTTGGCACGGTATCTTCGGAATCCGGCGATGTCTGCCAGATTTTGTCGGATTCCGGCACCGACTGGAGTCGGAATCTGGCTTATCGAAATCCGACAATATTCAACTGCTTGAATGTAAAAGTCGACTacgttgtttaaaaaagaatcgTCTGCATTTaccatctacggaaaatgatttacacttttaaaaagcgtaaatcattttttgaaatttattaagcattttttgtcaaacggaaataATTTTCcgattgaccattattttcgcccctaccaaacaccggaaaatactgaaatcattttacgccgaaacaaacgaagcattaatttacaatattttcttaaattttaaaagttgcAATTGACCCCAGGACTATATGCCACTTTCATTTAGCCCCCTGCCATTATGATTACCTcttaaatgcaacaaaaaatGGGCTATGCGTGATTTCACATGACGTAAAATGTCCATTATACCTCTATTCcgttatcattaaatttgtttaaaaaagaaaaaaaagaagtcttaTTAGTAATGTTACATCAATAAAgatgaataaaaatatggtgtatggtattactttctttttttttatcaggtGAAAAGAGTATTATTGTCATTTTGAATTAAGTGTATCATATTTGATCCATTTTCAGTTGAATTTAGAAAGGAAATCCTAATAGGAGCCAAGTGAAAAGACTAAATAGCTTATAGggtcaattataattttttaaaatttgaataatatttttataaattaagtgATAATTTTAAGTGAGCATGTGTAGCTTCTCCTTAATTTTATGATTCAGATTGACACTCAATTAAATGATGATATGAAAAAATATGAATCAATGGAttacaaaataattattagatTGTGCTAAAAGGCTGAAATTGACGTGTAATCATAAATATGCTGAAGTTGATAGAATCCGAATCAATGACCAATTCGTTTGATGGCACGTGACATTTTGCTGCCACAAAAAAGTAAGTTATTAGGTGATGTTTGGCAAATACTTATACAACAGTGAATTGATAATTTTACgattagtaaaaaataatgttgtgatataaagtaaaaataatttgtataaaaaagtgaaaaaatttggtattatagtgaattttttttatttgaataataataaaaaattattaatgtgatataaaaagtaaaaaatagtgagaatttttttgatattgattattattaaaaaatgtgaaaaaatgaaaaaagatgaTGTAAATAGTGGCAAGCATTATCGTGGCCTGTACATGCATTTGTCAAACATCACCTTAGACTTTTCTTATGATATGTTTGGGATTGCAtctagctttaaaaaaaatatttttagtatataaaaaatggtgtccatttgataaaaaatttaaaaagctatttttttttttttaaaaaaaaaaaatctaaaaaaagcTCCAAACTACGTTTTGAGGGAAgcttaaaaataagaatttttctaaaaagctttttcaaatttttttacagaCAAAAACGATATTTCCCACTGCAACCTCAAAATCTCAAACATGTTCTCAGGATTTTGGTATTCATATCACACTTCTATGTGctagagaaaaggaaaagaaaaatgaaaatatttctaGTTCTTTTAACATAAGATATTTGGATTTTTATCGGTGAAAATATATCGTAATTTAGAACTCTTGTAACATTGGTATGTGAAAGGACGACATTACAACTCCAATGATAAATTAGAAAGACATTACAAAAAAGATGATAGTTGTGGGAAACAAATatagtttttccttttactttggATGTGGACATGCATGTAATAGTGCAAGGCAATTATGGTTCATGTGCCTCTTTGCCAAATCACATGATTCACTCttttatgctccatttgtttcgacgtaaaatgattttctcgaaaatattttctagcGTTTGGtacgcacgaaaaaattacgaatggcgaaaatgcaactgttgccggaatccggcaacgtccggtcacCGTTGCCGGATTCGTGcgagcatgtttggccggatctggccaaaattgTTGGATTCCGGCCTGCTTTTGACCATGGTCGGATTCCTGCCAattttggccggaatctggttcGCCGACATTCAGCGACAGTAGCCGAATGTTGTCGAATTCCGGCACCACCTGGATTCCGATGATTGACCATTGCTGGATTCCGACAATCAGATATGAAACATGTGTGCAAGGACCAAAAGTTTAatttcagaaaacgatttatggtttttaaaacagtaaatcatttttcaaaaattaaataagcttttacggtcaaaccgaaaataattttcgttgaccattattttcgcccataccaaacaccgtaaaatgctgaaatcatttttcaaaaatcattttacgccgaaacaaacagagcattagtcTTAGATACCTATATCACCTAATCTTGAAAATTTGTCAACATACTTTGAACTTCTATGTATGTGAAATTTTTAGGGATAGAGTAAACTCTACTAAGTGATGTTAGAGGTGGTATAAGTTTTACTACATATTTATGGGATAATTGTACCACTGGTCCATAGGGTTGgactaaattaaaaatcactccatgtggtacaaaaagttcagggagagtcattgtggtaaactataattacaaatcactctctaaaTCCGTTTTTATCCACCAAATTAGCAGAATCTGTTAGTTTGTCATGTCATATAAATAGGGTTGACCTAAATTAAaaatcactccatgtggtacaaaaagttcagggagagtcattgtggtaaactataattacaaatcactctctaaaCCCGTTTTTATCCACCAAATTAGCAGAATCTGTTAGTTTGtcatgtcatataaatagtgagacaacctttaaatatcatttatatTATAATCTACCAACGGACTTTGTTTATTTGGTGGACTgaaaacgggttcagggagtgatttgtaattatagtaccaCATAGAATGATTCGTAATTTTGGCTAACCCTAGGGACCAGTGGTGTAATTATCcatacatttatttataaattgacgTGAAAATTCATAATTAGTGgaataattaagcaaaaaaaattactttccaatttttcctaattttttaacCAATTATGGATTTTCCATAACTAAGCATTTTCCAACTCTACGTAATCTACAAACACAAAATTCCCTTTTCTGGCCAAGtaaataatattttccttttattgtgTGACCATACGATATTTTTGgcaatttgaaagaatattgatttcttttttattttttttaaaaataaattatattttattcaatttttttaaaatttttcaaattttatctcacaaaatcaaacttCGAAATTTGCGcaatgaattaaaattaaattaaaatttcaaaaaatcgaacGATCAAACGGACTTTCTTTAATTCATCCTAAAAAAATGCGCCATCAGTTATTTGAGCAACTACGGTTATCATTAAACGCATGAAATATAGTAAAAACAAGTGAAATTTGGGGATTTGCTTAAACTTATCAAACAAAGAGCCTATGTAgcttcaaacttcaaaattttcGAAGTGTTCTATCCAAACTCAAAAGGCATGCGAGATTTGAGGTGTGTTTAAACTTGTCAAACTTGTTGAAGAGCCTACGTATCTTCAAAGTTTAATTTTCAAACttcttaaaaagtaaaaacccaAAGGAGCTATTGTGCTTGTGCAGTggagctcaaaaaaaaaaaaaaaaaagaaagaaagaaagaaagaagaaaaaaaaaaaggaaaaacaaaagttaTTGTGCGGTAAAAAGGCAGTGCCAAAATTAGAGAGAAAAGCccaccatatttttttttttctttccttttaacAAAGCATAAATGAAAAGCTAGCCATTTTCCCCTTCCCCACCCACATCCCATGTCTATAGCATTTGTTTGCTCTTAATTTTCATTGCttagagcatttctagtagcctcaccaaaatagtttttttaccTATTTTGGTAagccaatttgataaaaatcctgaaaaatcacttccagcagcctcaccattttaaccaaaaaaatttgatgactaaaattactaatcaaattagatgagacattttcacttaacaacccactcaccaaattttgtttcacctttctctctcacatgattagcacacttttttccttttttctctcattttcttctctcatctctcacacgataatgtccttatttcatggatataaatgattttttgtaaaaagattatatagagaaaaaataaataaatatgaaaaaattattatttaaatggaatagtgaatattgactagttaaaatggtgaggctggcTACTGGGGAATTTTAAtgaagtggctcaccagaatagaaaaaagtgatttttaattattttggtgagtaaaatttggtgaggctactaggaatgctcttatagtttcattttatttatttatttatttttttccaaaaattttcagGGATGTTATCAaatttttatatcaatttaattttaaatttactattaagtaataaaattatttgtctaaacttttatatttaaattgctcttttaaattaattattgatgaatatatatttctctttttttttttttaacatattttaataaattatttattttattagttatatttttattaaatttgttgatcaacttcatcttttaattttgtccCTCTGCCACTGCTGATATTGCGCCATACATGAATCTTCCTGCTGATTCAGGATTTCCCTCAACTTGTTTACTACCTTCTGGTCAAATATTTGCACAGCGGTCCTTTTCTCTGAGTCAAATTCGGAGCATACCATCTTCTCAATGCTTAATCAATCTTACGTCATCTAAGAAACAAactgttgagaaaaaaacaccAACATTCCATATTTCCATGTAAATAACTTATCAATTACCATACACATGAATATGAAATACCAAAAGGCACAAGAAATATCTTGAGCAACCATTGATTCAGCATAAAACATCCGCACAGAGATTGAAAAGGAGTAACAAACAGCCAAAAGTCTTAATATCCTCATTTACTGATGAGAAAAGGGGGTGCACACACATGAACTAGTTTGTTCTTGGTGTAGCCCACTCGACTCTAAGTATTAAACTGTCATAACCATACCCATTGAGTTTGTTGATGGCTCTCTGAGCATCTTCTCTGTTCACGAAGTTAACAAAACCAAATCCCCTGCTCATGCCAGTCTTTTGATCGACAGCAACATAAACACGGCTTACAGAACCAAAAGGCCGGAAGAGTTCAAGCAAGTCAGGCTCCCGTGTATCCTCCGAGAGGTTGGTGACCCGAACAGAGTTTTCATCATTCCTACGTCTCATATCAGATCCTGTGGTCCTTTCTGCCCCTGCTCTCATGCCTGGAGGAACATATGTTCCCTTGCTCGCCCCAGATGCAGCAGCTGTGGCTTCTGATACAGCAGGCTTATCAACGAATCCCTCAGCCGGTTGGGCGAGATCCTTGTAAGGGCATCTTGAAGTCCAGTGGTCACCTTTCTTACCACAAGTCCTGCAAAGCATGAGGGTAGCACCTCCTTTCCCAAGTTGAGCCAAGTCTCCTCCAACCTTTGGCTCTTCTTGTTTGCTACCTGTTAGCAGTTTCAAAGTTGTCAGTAGACTTGACAGAGCCCTTATCCATATACGTAAGGTTGGATAAAAAGAATCTTAATAACAACATATCATCAATAACACAACTTAAGGCATATAGGGTAATACGAAACATTAAAAGTAATGAATccaaaagaaacaacataacAACAGTAATATGCTAACAGGGAAAAATACTTGACAGAATGACAGGTTTGAATGCTTGAGCCATATAATATACTAATTCATACCCACATCAGGTTGTGCCCCAAAACAGGTAGCTTGTACATTTTGAATTGTAAATGTAGCATACAACAAATTGTTTCTAAATACACTTGGTGTACATGGTGAACTAGTGATCAATATTAAATTCATCACGTACAATTTGTGTACTAAGAGCATCCGTATCAAACTCTccaaaattttctacaaatttaagtcaaacaatctacttttttgattttatctcttacttttaaaaaactccatacatcaaactctctaaatatttatctattttaattatatatatattttattaattttgacacCAACCAATTTAACTGTATGAACATCAAATTTTCCTACCTAAAACAATCCCACTACAATCATCTACGCACAGaatcaaaatctcaaaattacACTATACCACTAAACCGGcctatttacaaaaaaaaaaaaaaaaaaccctaaaccgaCCTCCAGCTGTAAAACACAAACTGCTCAGCTCCATCCAAAAGCCGCCACGTATACTGAAGATGACGAAGTGACCTTATCTCCAAAACCTTCTCATGACTTCCTGAACTTTTCTCTTCCTTAGTCTTGCCTTCAGTTTGTTTCTTCCCTTCACTTTAGTTTTAGCTTCCTTCCCCAATAACCGCACCCCTTGCCTTATGAGGAATCAACCCGCGATAAGTTCTCTCTTCCCACTCATTCTCCGAGCAACAACGCCGTCTGCAAACCCACAGAGTCCTTTGTTTCAGCAACTGTCGTCCACGGAGCTAAAAGACATCGTGCCAAGAGAGAGATGATGCAGAAGCTTGAAGGCAAGGAGGAAAAGTGAAGACGCgcgggaagagaaaaaaaatgatattaaagTGAATGGTGTAAGAGCAAATGGGGTTAAATTTAGAGAGAGTTTCTGACAAGAGTTAGTTTGGGGAATAATAGAGAGCTCAATGCATGGAGATTTTTGAGAACTTTCCCTAATATTTGGTGAAAAGTTCAAAATGGAGAGTTTGATACAGATGCTCTAATAGCACCATTGTTAGACCAATCTCTAAACCTTTAAGCAAAACGGCAGGTTGTTCAACATAGTAAAGGACACATGATTGTAGGTGAGCCATATCCAATTGAATGCAATAGATTAGGATATCTCAAGGAATCCCATAAACTAGACCCATTTGAATCAAAACATCTTGTAGAggttaaatttgaaaaatatccaAACATAggaaatcccccccccccccccccccacccccctggCGCTCCCCTCTTCTCCCTCTTCCCGCAATTTAAATCAGTTTATTTCTAGTATCTCCAGCAATACAAGTGGACACTTCCACATCAGTTTGATTCATGTAGGAAGATCCTTACTTGACAATGATGTATTGGTACTATAATGAATTAGAGTTGAAAACTTAATTAAATTTTCGAGCCTTTCGGTAATGAGGCAAGATTGCAATCTTCTTTGTCTCTCTTCTTATTTCTCTTCTGATGCACTCTACTCTATTTTCCATGTTATGCTAACTGTTTTGCTACAGTTCTCATAATCATGTGAACAGCCCCATAGATCCCTAATTCTGCTTCCAAACTCTATTTTGTAGTGAACCCTAAGGACTAATAAGATCCTTCTCCCTAATCATGTTTTAGAAGTTTGTAACAATAAACTTTTCTAGATGCTATTAGTTGTATGCGATGGCCTAGACATacccaagaaagaaaagagaagtatGCCATGAGCTAATGTCTTGaccaacaagaaaaaaagaagaaaaatgatgaCAAAGACAATAGAAAACTTGAGCTTAAGGCATTAGGCAGTTGAACCTGACACTGGTTACAATAAATTGGACATTCAAACAAAGAGCCAGAAGCAATATGTAACAAGATAATGTAAAATAGTAAATCTCACACCAGATTTACCTTAGATAAGTAAATCTTACACCCGAAGTTTAGTGCAGTAAAGAAATCATTGAAATTATCAAAACATTCAACTCTTTTGGTTTGTCATTGCAACAATAGAAGAAACACAACCATCAGCAAAGTACATACAGCATGGTCCCAATGTAGTGTAAAACTAAgttttaaaatcaaataactgtaaaaataaatgaagaaatCAACACTCAAGATGCTCTTTTCATTCTGAATCCAATCTAACACCTATACATTCAACCTGACAATGATATCATTTTTTCAGCCATTTGGCTGAGCAGAAAAAGCAGTGAAACTAACCTTGTAACTTTCTCATGAACACAAAGTGAGTAAAATAAATATAGCATTTAGTTTGCTTATGAAAACAAAATGGTCAATTGcgatttcttcttttatttttggacaCCAATTCTGGATAACTAGGTTAGACTTCTCAGTTTCATATgtaaatttttacaaatatt
Coding sequences:
- the LOC133877897 gene encoding uncharacterized protein LOC133877897; its protein translation is MAPAQQPKLRWGELEEDDGEDLDFLLPPRQVIGPDENGIKKVVEYRFNDEGNKVKITTTTRTRKLANARLSKRAVERRSWPKFGDAVHEDVGSRLTMVSTEEILLERPRAPGSKQEEPKVGGDLAQLGKGGATLMLCRTCGKKGDHWTSRCPYKDLAQPAEGFVDKPAVSEATAAASGASKGTYVPPGMRAGAERTTGSDMRRRNDENSVRVTNLSEDTREPDLLELFRPFGSVSRVYVAVDQKTGMSRGFGFVNFVNREDAQRAINKLNGYGYDSLILRVEWATPRTN